ATCCTAGCAGAAGCCCGGAAAACGCCGCAATGGGCAACTTGCCCGATCGTTTGCCATGGTTTGATGGTTTATTGACAGGGTCGCCTCAAGAGGTGTAGCAGACAGTCATGATGAACAAGGTTCTCCGTCTGGCAACTGTGATAACTGGGGCTTTCCTGTGGTATCACACTGCTGTAGCTGAAGATCTGCCCCTCACCGAAGACGTACCGATCTCCGAGTTCCAAAACCGGACAGAGGACACGAGGGCTTACGATTTCGATGCGCCCCCGCAGGGCATGTTTCGTTCCATCGCTTTGGCGGAAGATTTTGAGGAGCGGCTTGGATTTCAGCGCACGCACGAAATCGTGCCGGTCAAACCCACCGAACGGTTCGCTCCGGACACTCCGGCTATTTTTATCGTGTTCTCGCTCCATCAACACTATCAAGGCTTCAAGGTCTTCGCCCGTTGCAGGCCCGAGAAAGTAGCAGACGTCGTACCCGAGACCATCGTCAGCGAAGACGCCATGCACATCGCCTTGGAAGATGACAGCGGCTACCTCAAACTGTCTCCTCCAAAGGGTGGTTGGAAGCCTGGTCAATATAAAATCGAGATTCACGTGGGCGAGCAAGTCAACGAGACGAGTTTGATGGGCACGATGCGTTTCACCATCGTGGCATCCGGCAAGTAGTTCTGCCTGCTCGTCAAGAACCTGGGGCGAGCGATCGATCTCCTGATCGAGGCTCCATGGCTAGAGCAATCATGCCGGCCGGTCCCTGTAGAATGGCAGCGGAGAAACCCTCACCTGGCAGAGTTATTCGAACGAACGATATAATGGCTTCTCTTTCGCGAGTGAGAGAGCCTCCCCATGGTTTCCATGATTGTGCCCATGTTTTGTCCGGCTATGGAACGGCTCCGGAGGGTGAAGTCCAGGTCGCGTGCTTCAGCGCCGGCTTCCAGCGTCGCGAGCCGTGGATGTTTGTCTTCTTCGTCCTGCTGCAATTTCACGTAGGCATCCGCATGACACCCATCACCCAGGCACGGACGGGAATGTTCGATCCGTTGAAGGCCATGATCGCTATTCGCCGAGGGGCTGCAATGAACGTGGACCTAAACGACGGCTGGGATTATTGGCCGGTCATGGGTGAGCAGGTCGAGGAGCTCCGGCATCGGTACAACATCCTGCCGGTTGAGGCCTTCCTGCCTGCAAAGCATGAGACGATTGCGGCCGTGGCCTAAACGAAACCCTGTGATCCCTCTCATGGATGAAAGGTTCAGCAGCGCCAGCGTCAAAGGGTGACGATTGTCCGCCATTCGGCTGGTTTGGTTGGTGGCATTGTCCCCACGGCCTTTCACCGAATTCACAATTCTTCTTGTTGTTTGACCCTCTCTTCACCTTCCGTTAGAATGCGCCGTTTCATATTGTAACCTTTGGCTGTCCTTGGAGTTTTTGCGTACCATGACGCCGTCATCTAGTTTGTGGGCTTCTGTCATCATCCCCATCAAGGATGAACGAGAGAACCTGTCTCCTCTCATGGCAAGCCTGCTGAAAGTTATGGATTCGCACGAACGGTCACGCTCCCACCCTTACGAAATCCTCTTTGTAGACGATGGCAGCAGCGACGGCAGCAGCGACGAGCTGGACCGATTGGCACGCGAGCATTCCAACGTGCGGGTCTTCCACTTCGACCGAAATTACGGCAAGACCTGCGCGCTTGAAGCCGGCTTTCATCAATCTTCGGGCGAGATCATCATCCAGATCGACGGCGATCTCCAGCAAGACACCGAAGATATTTTGAAGCTGCTCCCCTATACAGCGTCGCACGACGTGGTTTGTGGGTGGAGGCAGCAGCGGCAAGACGGCCTCGTGAGGAAATTCTCCTCATTAATCGCCAACCGCATACGGAACATCTTTACGCATGACGGCATACACGACACAGCATGCCCGCTCAAGATTTTCCGACGGCCTGTACTGGAGCGTATCCGACTCTTTGAGGGGATGCATCGCTTCTTTCCCGCTCTGGCTTTGATGCATGGATTTACCGTGACGGAGGTGCCGGTCAGGCATTATCCACGCATCCATGGACTGTCCAAGTACGGGATGGGCAACCGCCTGTTCAAATCACTCTATGATCTGATCGCGGTTCGATGGATGCAGGATCGCGTGTTGCTCTACAAATTCCGTGACGAGTGACATGAGTTGATTCGTTTCAGATGGTCCCCTGCACAATACCAGACGTGATGACACCTTCCTCCCGACCACCTCATGAGTACTGAGACAATCTGGATTGGTATCGGTTTCTTCGGCCAAGGACTTTTTTTCGGTCGTTGGTTGATTCAGTGGATCGCATCCGAGCGGAGCGCCGAAAGCCGTGTGCCCATTGCCTTTTGGTACATGAGTCTCATCGGAGGGCTGATCACGCTCAGCTACGCGATCTATCGAATGGACCCTGTGTTTATTTCAGGACAAGGCCTCGGAACGGTCGTGTATCTGCGCAATCTGATCCTCATTCACCGCTCGGATCAAACCAAAAACCAAGCTCGGCCGGCAGCATGAGCGCCTGGGAAACCAACGGCCATACCAAGCTTTCCACCACGCGCGAGCAACGGCCAGATCCGGGCATGGAACGCACTTCCCCTCAATCAATACAACTGCTGCTCCTTCTGCTTCTGTCCTGCCTGCTTTTCTTCCTGAATCTCGGCAGCATGGGCCTGACAGATCGCGACGAGGGCCGCAATGCTGAAGCTGGGCGAGAAATGTTCGCCTCCGGCGATCTGGTTACCCCGACCTTTAATGGTGAGCTGCGCGTCGCCAAACCGGTTTTCGTGTATTGGCTGATGACGCTGTCGTACCATCTGTTCGGCGTGAACGAGTTTGCGGCACGTGCACCCTCCGCCCTGTTCGGGGTGGCATTGATCCTGATGCACTACCTGTTTCTTTCCCGGCTGCGCGGCTCGACTGCTGGGCTGTTCGGCGCTTTGATGTTGTTGCTGAACATCGAGATCCTAGCGCTGGGACGCATGGCGATCACCGATAGCGTCTTGATCTTTTTTACCACCCTGTCGCTCTACGGATTTTGGCTCGGGATCCACGAACAAGGCCGAGGGCGACATTGGATCTGGGCATTTTATGCCGGCATGGCCTTGGCGACCTTAACGAAAGGGCCGGTAGGATTCGCCGTTCCCCTGGTCACGGCTCTCTTGTACCTCGCTGCTGGCCGACAGTGGTTGGTGTTTTGGGAGAGAGGCGCACCCATCGCCGGCACGTTGCTCTTCCTGATCCTCGCAGGTCCCTGGTATGCAACCATGTTCCTGATCCATGGGGATGCCTACTCCTCTCAAGCGAAGGTCCATACGGTGGGGCGATTCCTCGCTCCAATGGAGGGACATGGAGGCGGATGGTGGTTCTATTTCCCGGTCCTGCTGCTTGGTTTTTACCCTTGGAGCGCCTTCCTACCGGTAGGGTTGTTTCAAGCCTATCGGAGCTGGCGGGCATCTCGCGCGATGGTGAGCCATCAAGGCGAATCACATGAATCGTGGCAGCCATCAGGTTCCGGCGATGAGTTGGAATGGTTCGCGGGATTGTGGATCATCGGGGTGTTCATCTTTTTTAGTCTTTCATCCACTCGCCTCCCCCACTATATCGGTCCCTTGTTTCCGGCCTGTGCGCTCTTGGCTGCTTCGTATTGGGCTCGGGGGTTAACAGATTCTTCGACACGGGGCCTACGCGGGTCGATCCACTTCATGATGGGGATCGGCTATCTCGTAGCGATCGGGCTCGCAAGCGCCTCTTCTCTGTTCAGCAAATTCTCCGGGAAGATGGTCAAAGAATTTCCGCTTGCCCCTCAATTCGATCTGGGCATCGGTCCTTACGTCGGCGCAGCGATCGTCGTAGTCTCGATGGGGCTGATCGGGTATTTCGGGTTGAACGACAACAGACGCGGCATCGCCTTCGGGGTGGCCGGCGGTGCGCTGGCGAGTGTGTTTCTTGTCGCTATTCTGACGGTCATTCCAGGATTCAACCGATACGCGATCGCGCCACCGCAAGAGTTGGCCTACGCAGCGGGGTTGAACCTGAATCCGACCGATCAACTGATCGCGTTCAGTTCGACCAGACCGTCCATCGCCTTCTACGCGAGGCGAACGGTGAACTTTATCCCAGCCGGAGAAATCGACCGGTTGCGTACGGCTCTGGGCAAACCAGGCCGGACGATGATCCTCCTACCGGAATACTCTCAAGATGCCCTGCCGAAGGAAGCCGCTGACTTTCAGCCGATTCTCAAGCGATACGGCTACGTCTTGTTGGGCAATCAACAGATGGTCACCGTACCTCAGGGTCCAGACGTTGTTTCACCAAACACACCCAAGACTCCTGGACCGTAGCGTTACCTACGTCTTCTTTCACCCCCAGATAAGTGACGCAACTCGGCCAGTTTGCTTTAACTCTTCCGCTTCACCATCATTCTTGACTACGGCAGCACAATAGGAGTACTAACAAATCGCTTCCCTCGATCTTGTCGGACGTCCCGATTACTGATCAACCGAGGGTGTCACCTTTAGTCGTGGGTGGAGGATGTCAGCAAGGCCCCGGGTAAGTTACCTGATTGCGCTCCTCGCGACAGTCGTGGCCGTCGCCGTCCGACACCTGCTCGACTACTTCCTCGGCACACAGTTCAACTTCTTGCTGCCGTTGATCGTCGCGGTCATGGTGGCGGCGTGGCACGGCGGCCTTTGGTGCGGCCTCTTCGCGACGCTCCTCAACATGGTCGTCAGCGTCGCCTTCGCTGTGAATACGGACGACGGCCTACTCATCATGCCAAGCGAATGGGAGCGAATCAGTCTGTTTGCCGGGGTCGGCATCATCATCAGCTCGCTCAGCGAGTCGCTGCATCAGCAACGGCATATGGCCGAAGTCGCGGCAGCGGAGGCCGCCCGGCGATGGACGGAGCTCAAAGTGGAGGTCGTCGAGCGCCAGGAGGCAGAAAGCAAGGCCCGTCAGTGGGAGTCTGTATTCAACAAGGCGAGTTGGGCGGTGGCCGTGACCGACCCCGTTGACGACAGATTCAAGGCCGTGAACCCCGCCTTTGCCGCCATGCACTGCTTCACCATCGAGGATTTGCTGGGCAGGTCGCTGGCCGATGTGTGCGCCCCGCAGGGCCGCGCGGAGTTGCTGACGCACCTCCAGACCGCTCACCAGAGGACCGACTATGTGTACGAGTCGCTTCACGTCCGAAGGGACGGCACCCGCTTTCCCTGCGTGACTCATATGACAGCCTTGAAAGACGCCCATGGGAAGACTCAGCTTTATGCCGCCACCTTCGAGGACATCACCGAGCGCAAGCAGAACGAGTCGCGGTTGAGGGCTTCGCTGAAAGAGAAGGAGATCCTCCTCAAGGAAATCCATCACCGCGTCAAGAACAACTTACAGATTATCTCTAGCCTGCTCGACCTCCAATCCGACCACACGCAGGACCGGCAGGCACAGGAAATGTTCAAGGAGAGCCAAGGGCGCGTGCGGTCGATGGCGCTGATCCACGAACGGCTTTACCGCTCACGGGACTTGGCCCGCGTGCCCGTCACCGAGTACGTCGAGCAACTCGCCCACGACCTCTACCGCGCCTACAAGGTGTCGGATAACGACATCGTGCTGCATGTCGAGGCTGTCATGCCGCCGCTGCCTCTTGACATGGCCATCCCCTGCGGGTTGCTCCTGAACGAACTTCTCTCGAACTGCCTCAAGCACGGTTTCAAGGATGCCGAGCAGGGCTGGATCAGGGTGACGTGGCGCGGCGACGGTCCGAGCAACGTCTTGACCGTGGCCGACAACGGGGCGGGGTTTCCAACAGGCCTCACTTTCGGCAACGCCACGTCCTTTGGGTTGCAGTTGGTGAATACCCTCGTTGAGCAACTGGAGGGCAAGATCGAACTGGTACATAATAGGGGAACGGTGGTTACCATCACCTTCCCCGGTTCCGATAGATCGCAGGAGGAGCCCACATGACCACGACCAGCATTCTCGTCGTCGAGGACGAGCGGATTATCGCGAAGAGCATCGAAAAGCGCCTCAAGGGGTTGGGCTATGAGGTAACTGGTCTGGCTTCGACCGGGGAAGAAGCCATCCGACAGGCGACGCAGGGGCGGCCCGACCTGATCCTCATGGACATCCAACTCGGCTCCGGCATGGACGGCGTAGAGGCGGCGAACCTGATCCGTACCAGGTTGGGCACTCCGATTGTGTTCCTGACGGCCCACTCCGACGAAGCCACCCTCCAGCGGGCCAAGGTCACGGAGCCCTCCGGCTTCATCCTTAAGCCCTACGAGGATAGGGACATCCAAACAGCCGTCGAGATCGGGCTGTACAAGTCCATGATGGACCGTCGGCTGCGGGAAAACGAGCAATGGCTTGAGGGCATACTCACCAGCATCGGCGACGGGGTGATTGCGACGGATGAGGGCGGGCGGGTGCGGTTCATGAACCCAGTGGCCGAGCGACTGACTGAGTGGACAGAGGCCGACGCCCTGGGTAGAGAGGTGCTTGAGATTTTCCAGATCGTTGAGGAACAGACCCGTCAGCCCGTCCCGAACCCGGTTCTGGTCGCACTGGCAACGGGCTCTCCCGCTAATCTCTCCCAGAATACCATTCTGATCGGCAGGGCCGGGACGGAATTCCTCCTCGACGACATTGCGGCTCCCATCCGGAACGTGAACGGCAGAGTCGAGGGGGCGGTGCTGGTGTTCCGGGACGTCACGGAACGCCGCCGACTGGAAGAGCATCTGCGGCAGGCGCAGAAGATGGAGGCCATCGGGCGGCTGGCGGGCGGCATCGCTCAC
This region of Nitrospira sp. genomic DNA includes:
- a CDS encoding glycosyltransferase family 2 protein gives rise to the protein MTPSSSLWASVIIPIKDERENLSPLMASLLKVMDSHERSRSHPYEILFVDDGSSDGSSDELDRLAREHSNVRVFHFDRNYGKTCALEAGFHQSSGEIIIQIDGDLQQDTEDILKLLPYTASHDVVCGWRQQRQDGLVRKFSSLIANRIRNIFTHDGIHDTACPLKIFRRPVLERIRLFEGMHRFFPALALMHGFTVTEVPVRHYPRIHGLSKYGMGNRLFKSLYDLIAVRWMQDRVLLYKFRDE
- a CDS encoding lipid-A-disaccharide synthase N-terminal domain-containing protein, whose amino-acid sequence is MSTETIWIGIGFFGQGLFFGRWLIQWIASERSAESRVPIAFWYMSLIGGLITLSYAIYRMDPVFISGQGLGTVVYLRNLILIHRSDQTKNQARPAA
- a CDS encoding glycosyltransferase family 39 protein — protein: MSAWETNGHTKLSTTREQRPDPGMERTSPQSIQLLLLLLLSCLLFFLNLGSMGLTDRDEGRNAEAGREMFASGDLVTPTFNGELRVAKPVFVYWLMTLSYHLFGVNEFAARAPSALFGVALILMHYLFLSRLRGSTAGLFGALMLLLNIEILALGRMAITDSVLIFFTTLSLYGFWLGIHEQGRGRHWIWAFYAGMALATLTKGPVGFAVPLVTALLYLAAGRQWLVFWERGAPIAGTLLFLILAGPWYATMFLIHGDAYSSQAKVHTVGRFLAPMEGHGGGWWFYFPVLLLGFYPWSAFLPVGLFQAYRSWRASRAMVSHQGESHESWQPSGSGDELEWFAGLWIIGVFIFFSLSSTRLPHYIGPLFPACALLAASYWARGLTDSSTRGLRGSIHFMMGIGYLVAIGLASASSLFSKFSGKMVKEFPLAPQFDLGIGPYVGAAIVVVSMGLIGYFGLNDNRRGIAFGVAGGALASVFLVAILTVIPGFNRYAIAPPQELAYAAGLNLNPTDQLIAFSSTRPSIAFYARRTVNFIPAGEIDRLRTALGKPGRTMILLPEYSQDALPKEAADFQPILKRYGYVLLGNQQMVTVPQGPDVVSPNTPKTPGP
- a CDS encoding histidine kinase dimerization/phosphoacceptor domain -containing protein, with amino-acid sequence MSARPRVSYLIALLATVVAVAVRHLLDYFLGTQFNFLLPLIVAVMVAAWHGGLWCGLFATLLNMVVSVAFAVNTDDGLLIMPSEWERISLFAGVGIIISSLSESLHQQRHMAEVAAAEAARRWTELKVEVVERQEAESKARQWESVFNKASWAVAVTDPVDDRFKAVNPAFAAMHCFTIEDLLGRSLADVCAPQGRAELLTHLQTAHQRTDYVYESLHVRRDGTRFPCVTHMTALKDAHGKTQLYAATFEDITERKQNESRLRASLKEKEILLKEIHHRVKNNLQIISSLLDLQSDHTQDRQAQEMFKESQGRVRSMALIHERLYRSRDLARVPVTEYVEQLAHDLYRAYKVSDNDIVLHVEAVMPPLPLDMAIPCGLLLNELLSNCLKHGFKDAEQGWIRVTWRGDGPSNVLTVADNGAGFPTGLTFGNATSFGLQLVNTLVEQLEGKIELVHNRGTVVTITFPGSDRSQEEPT